A genomic window from Rhinoderma darwinii isolate aRhiDar2 unplaced genomic scaffold, aRhiDar2.hap1 Scaffold_42, whole genome shotgun sequence includes:
- the KLHDC3 gene encoding kelch domain-containing protein 3 isoform X2: MPRWTVHLEGGPRRVNHAAVAVGHRVFSFGGYCSGEDYETLRQIDVHVFNAGTEQWTTPGVSGHIPGARDGHSACVLDRTMYVFGGFEQLADCFSNDIHKLDTKSLNWTLVRAKGAPARWRDFHSATVIGSKMFVFGGRADRSGPFHSNNEIYCNRIRVFDLLTETWLDAPQCSPLPEGRRSHSAFAYRGELYVFGGYNARLNRHFQDLWRYTPESGRWHRVEVQGKGPCARRRQCCCIVGDKILLFGGTSPSQDQYLQDEFYLMDHSDLYILDFSPSLKTLCKLAVLQYSLDQSCLPHDIRWELSAMTTNSNISRPLLSSHG, encoded by the exons ATGCCTCGCTGGACGGTGCACCTAGAGGGGGGTCCACGACGGGTGAATCACGCTGCGGTGGCGGTGGGACATCGAGTCTTCTCCTTCGGTGGCTACTGCTCTGGAGAGGACTACGAGACGCTGCGGCAGATCGATGTCCACGTCTTCAATGCTG GCACTGAGCAGTGGACGACGCCCGGGGTGAGCGGTCACATCCCAGGGGCCCGGGACGGTCACTCGGCCTGTGTTCTGGACAGGACAATGTATGTCTTTGGTGGATTTGAGCAGCTG GCCGACTGCTTCTCCAATGACATCCATAAACTCGATACCAAATCCCTGAACTGGACTCTTGTGAGAGCCAAA GGGGCGCCGGCTCGTTGGAGGGATTTCCACTCTGCTACAGTAATCGGGAGTAAAATGTTTGTGTTCGGCGGCCGCGCAGATCGATCTGGACCGTTCCACTCTAACAATGAAATCTACTGCAACCGAATCAGAGTATTTGACTTACTGACAGAAACCTGGCTGGACGCTCCACAGTGCTCACCCCTGCCCGAGGGGAGGAGGAGCCACTCTGCAT TTGCCTACCGGGGGGAGCTCTATGTGTTTGGTGGCTACAACGCCCGGCTGAACCGTCACTTTCAGGATCTGTGGAGGTACACGCCAG AGTCGGGTCGCTGGCACCGTGTGGAAGTGCAAGGAAAAGGCCCCTGTGCTCGTCGGCGTCAGTGCTGCTGCATCGTGGGGGACAAAATCCTGCTCTTTGGAGGCACCAG CCCTTCTCAGGACCAGTATCTTCAGGATGAGTTTTACTTGATGGATCACTCGGACCTCTACATTCTGGACTTCA GTCCCAGTTTGAAGACGCTGTGTAAGCTGGCCGTATTACAGTACAGTCTGGACCAGTCCTGCCTGCCCCATGATATCAG GTGGGAACTGTCGGCCATGACCACAAACAGCAACATTAGCCGCCCCCTGCTGTCCTCCCACGGATAA
- the KLHDC3 gene encoding kelch domain-containing protein 3 isoform X1: MPRWTVHLEGGPRRVNHAAVAVGHRVFSFGGYCSGEDYETLRQIDVHVFNAVSLRWRKLPPARCSLSKVPYMRYGHTAVLIDDIIFIWGGRNDTEGACNVLYTFHTGTEQWTTPGVSGHIPGARDGHSACVLDRTMYVFGGFEQLADCFSNDIHKLDTKSLNWTLVRAKGAPARWRDFHSATVIGSKMFVFGGRADRSGPFHSNNEIYCNRIRVFDLLTETWLDAPQCSPLPEGRRSHSAFAYRGELYVFGGYNARLNRHFQDLWRYTPESGRWHRVEVQGKGPCARRRQCCCIVGDKILLFGGTSPSQDQYLQDEFYLMDHSDLYILDFSPSLKTLCKLAVLQYSLDQSCLPHDIRWELSAMTTNSNISRPLLSSHG, from the exons ATGCCTCGCTGGACGGTGCACCTAGAGGGGGGTCCACGACGGGTGAATCACGCTGCGGTGGCGGTGGGACATCGAGTCTTCTCCTTCGGTGGCTACTGCTCTGGAGAGGACTACGAGACGCTGCGGCAGATCGATGTCCACGTCTTCAATGCTG TGTCTCTCCGATGGAGGAAGCTTCCCCCGGCGCGCTGCTCCCTGTCCAAGGTTCCCTACATGAGATACGGACACACGGCGGTTCTCATCGATGACATTATCTTCATCTGGGGGGGACGTAACGACACGGAGGGGGCCTGCAACGTCCTCTATACTTTCCACACAG GCACTGAGCAGTGGACGACGCCCGGGGTGAGCGGTCACATCCCAGGGGCCCGGGACGGTCACTCGGCCTGTGTTCTGGACAGGACAATGTATGTCTTTGGTGGATTTGAGCAGCTG GCCGACTGCTTCTCCAATGACATCCATAAACTCGATACCAAATCCCTGAACTGGACTCTTGTGAGAGCCAAA GGGGCGCCGGCTCGTTGGAGGGATTTCCACTCTGCTACAGTAATCGGGAGTAAAATGTTTGTGTTCGGCGGCCGCGCAGATCGATCTGGACCGTTCCACTCTAACAATGAAATCTACTGCAACCGAATCAGAGTATTTGACTTACTGACAGAAACCTGGCTGGACGCTCCACAGTGCTCACCCCTGCCCGAGGGGAGGAGGAGCCACTCTGCAT TTGCCTACCGGGGGGAGCTCTATGTGTTTGGTGGCTACAACGCCCGGCTGAACCGTCACTTTCAGGATCTGTGGAGGTACACGCCAG AGTCGGGTCGCTGGCACCGTGTGGAAGTGCAAGGAAAAGGCCCCTGTGCTCGTCGGCGTCAGTGCTGCTGCATCGTGGGGGACAAAATCCTGCTCTTTGGAGGCACCAG CCCTTCTCAGGACCAGTATCTTCAGGATGAGTTTTACTTGATGGATCACTCGGACCTCTACATTCTGGACTTCA GTCCCAGTTTGAAGACGCTGTGTAAGCTGGCCGTATTACAGTACAGTCTGGACCAGTCCTGCCTGCCCCATGATATCAG GTGGGAACTGTCGGCCATGACCACAAACAGCAACATTAGCCGCCCCCTGCTGTCCTCCCACGGATAA